The region CATTTCGATCTGCTGCGCCGATCGGCTGGGTCGGTGGTCGACGCTGTGTGGCTACCTCGTAGGAGAGGTTGCTCCCCAGCCACCGCTCCGCTTCCTCCTGTGAGATCCCCTTTCGGCGCGCGTACGCCTGGATCTGATCCAGGCCGATCCGGCCAACCATGAAGTAGCGCGCCGCCGGATGCGCGAAGTACAAGCCACAGACGCTGGCCGCCGGCCAGACTGCGTACGTCTCGGTGAGGCCCATGCCATGCGCTTCCGCGTCGAGCAGCGCAAAGAGCTTGCGCTTCTCGCCGTGATCGGGGCAGGCCGGATAACCAAAGGCAGGCCGGATGCCGCGGTACTTCTCTGCGGCGAGCTCTTCTCGAGTCAGTTGCTCGTCGCTCCCGTAGCCCCAGTCGCGGCGCGCCCGGGCGTGCAGATATTCCGCAAAGGCCTCCGCCAGACGGTCCGCGAGCAGCTTCACCATGATGGCGTTGTAGTCATCATGCTCCGCCTTGTACTGATCCGCGAGCCGATCGGCACCGATACCGGCCGTCACGGCGAACGCGCCGAGATAGTCGCGGCCCTCCCCATGTGGAGCCACGAAGTCTGCGAGGCTTCTGTTCGGCTTGTCGTCGTGCATCACGCTCTGCTGCCGGAGCATGTGGTACCGCGCGATCTCCCGGACGCGCTCCTCGTCTTCGTAGAGGACGATGTCGTCGCCGTCGCTGTTGGCGGGCCAGAAGCCGTAGACGCCCCGCACCTGGATGTGCCCATGGCGGATGATGTCATCGAGTAGCGCCGTACCCTGCTCATAGACACGGCGTGCCTCGGCGCCGTAGGCCGGATGCTCGAAGATCTGCGGGAATCGTCCCTTGAGCTCCCATGCCGTGAAGAAGAACGTCCAGTCGATGTACTTCGCAATCTCCGCGAGCGGCACGTCGTCTACGCTCCGTAGACCGAGGAACTCTGGCGTCGGCAGCTCTTCGTGCGCCCACTTGAGTCGGAGGCGATTGGCGCATGCCGCCTCGTACGAGAGCAGCGGCTTGCTGCCCCGGGCCGCGTGCTGATCGCGCAGGCGTTGCTGTTCCGTTCGTGCTGCCGCCATGAAGCTCGGCTGCTGTTGCTCGTCGAGCAAGCTGGACACGACGTTGACCGCGCGTGAGGCGTCCAGGACGTGCACTGTGACGCCCCGCTCGTACGCGGGCGCGATTTTCACCGCTGTATGCTGGGGGCTGGTGGTCGCTCCCCCGATGAGGAGCGGCAGTGTGAAGCGCCGGCGTTCCATTTCGTCCGCCAAGTGAACCATCTCGTCCAGCGATGGCGTAATCAGACCGCTCAAGCCGATGATGTCCGCACGCTGCTCCACCGCGGTCTGCAGAATCTTCTCGGCGGGCACCATGACGCCAAGATCGATGATCTCGTAGCTGTTGCACGCGAGCACCACACCGACGATGTTCTTCCCGATGTCATGCACATCTCCCTTGACCGTCGCGAGCACGATCTTGCCCTGCGCCCGCGCGTCGCCGTTGGCCTGCTTCTCATGCTCCATGTACGGTTCGAGGTACGCAACCGCCTTCTTCATGGCGCGGGCGCTCTTGACGACCTGCGGGAGAAACATCTTGCCCGCACCGAAGAGATCGCCCACCACGCGCATACCGTCCATCAGCGGTCCCTCGATGATCGCCAGCGGACGCGCATACTTCTGGCGTGCCTCTTCGACGTCCGCCTCGATGAAGTCCACGATGCCGTGGACCAGGGCGTGGGAGAGACGCGCCTCCACCGGGCGCTCACGCCACGTGAGGTCCTGCTCCCTTCGTGCGCCGGTGCCCTTGACCTGCTCCGCGAATGCGACGAGCCGCTCCGTGGCGTCGGGCCGTCGGTTGAAGAGCACGTCCTCGACCCGCTCGAGCAGATCGGCGGGGATGTCCTCGTACACCATCAATTGCCCGGCGTTCACGATGCCCATGTCGAGGCCGGCACGAATGGCGTGGTACAGGAATGCCGCATGCATCGCCTGCCGCACCACCTCGTTGCCGCGAAACGAGAACGACAGGTTGCTGATGCCGCCGCTGACGAGTGCGCCGGGGCACGCTTTCTTGATGAGGCGCGTGGCCTCGATGTACGCGGTGCCGTACTCGTTGTGCTCCTCGAGGCCGGTGGCCACCGCGAGGACATTGGGGTCGAAGATGATGTCAGTGGGCTCGAAGCCCGCCTCTTCGGTAAGCAGCCGATATGCGCGCTGACAAATCTCGACCTTCCGGGCGACGGAGTCTGCCTGCCCCTGCTCGTCGAACGCCATCACCACCACACCGGCGCCGTATCGTTGGATCG is a window of Luteitalea sp. DNA encoding:
- the metH gene encoding methionine synthase; translated protein: MTSTTHARATLDALLRQRILVLDGAMGTMIQRRRLSEADFRGERFAAHSHDLKGDNDLLVLTRPDVITDIHREYFAAGADIAETNTFNSTAVAQSDYGLEALVYELNVAAARLGRAAADEFNARTPDKPRFVAGAIGPTNRTLSLSPDVNNPAYRAITFDALRDAYAEQVRGLVDGGVDLLLVETIFDTLNAKAAIVAIKEVLEERKLDLPLLISVTITDRSGRTLSGQTIDAFWTSIAHAKPFSVGLNCALGAREMRPYLVELAAIAPCWVFCYPNAGLPNAFGEYDEQPEDTAALLCEFAERGLLNIAGGCCGTTPDHIQAIARAVDGLAPRVPQVPSERYPQLSGLETLTIRPDSNFIMIGERTNVTGSQKFMRLVKSGDFNAAVDVALDQVRGGANLLDINMDEGMLESAACMTTFLNLLATEPEAARLPFVVDSSKWEVLEAGLKCLQGKGIVNSISLKDGEAEFLRRARTIQRYGAGVVVMAFDEQGQADSVARKVEICQRAYRLLTEEAGFEPTDIIFDPNVLAVATGLEEHNEYGTAYIEATRLIKKACPGALVSGGISNLSFSFRGNEVVRQAMHAAFLYHAIRAGLDMGIVNAGQLMVYEDIPADLLERVEDVLFNRRPDATERLVAFAEQVKGTGARREQDLTWRERPVEARLSHALVHGIVDFIEADVEEARQKYARPLAIIEGPLMDGMRVVGDLFGAGKMFLPQVVKSARAMKKAVAYLEPYMEHEKQANGDARAQGKIVLATVKGDVHDIGKNIVGVVLACNSYEIIDLGVMVPAEKILQTAVEQRADIIGLSGLITPSLDEMVHLADEMERRRFTLPLLIGGATTSPQHTAVKIAPAYERGVTVHVLDASRAVNVVSSLLDEQQQPSFMAAARTEQQRLRDQHAARGSKPLLSYEAACANRLRLKWAHEELPTPEFLGLRSVDDVPLAEIAKYIDWTFFFTAWELKGRFPQIFEHPAYGAEARRVYEQGTALLDDIIRHGHIQVRGVYGFWPANSDGDDIVLYEDEERVREIARYHMLRQQSVMHDDKPNRSLADFVAPHGEGRDYLGAFAVTAGIGADRLADQYKAEHDDYNAIMVKLLADRLAEAFAEYLHARARRDWGYGSDEQLTREELAAEKYRGIRPAFGYPACPDHGEKRKLFALLDAEAHGMGLTETYAVWPAASVCGLYFAHPAARYFMVGRIGLDQIQAYARRKGISQEEAERWLGSNLSYEVATQRRPPTQPIGAADRN